From Pararhodobacter zhoushanensis, the proteins below share one genomic window:
- a CDS encoding NAD(P)H-quinone oxidoreductase encodes MPQSHTMRVIEISKPGGPEVLVTAERAVPVPGEGEIVIRVAYAGVNRPDTLQRAGNYAPPPGASDLPGLECSGVVAEIGPGVSRWHIGDKVCALLPGGGYAEYVTTPAAHALPVPEGMDLRAAACLPETYFTVWTNVFDRGRLQAGERFLVHGGSSGIGTTAIQLASARGARVFATAGNAEKCAACEALGAEVAINYREADFVDVLKAEGGANLILDMVGGSYLPRNVNALAGDGRLVQIAFLTGPKVELNFAQLMMRRLTITGSTLRPQSVAAKARIAESLEREVWPLLATGRIAPIIDSEFAMEDAALAHARMETSEHIGKIVMKVSG; translated from the coding sequence ATGCCCCAATCCCACACCATGCGCGTGATCGAGATTTCCAAGCCCGGCGGGCCCGAAGTTCTGGTCACCGCCGAGCGCGCCGTGCCGGTGCCGGGCGAAGGCGAAATCGTCATCCGCGTCGCCTATGCGGGCGTGAACCGCCCCGACACGCTGCAACGCGCGGGGAATTATGCCCCGCCGCCGGGCGCGTCGGATCTGCCGGGGCTGGAATGCTCGGGCGTGGTGGCCGAGATCGGGCCGGGCGTCAGCCGCTGGCACATCGGTGACAAGGTCTGCGCCCTGCTGCCGGGCGGTGGATACGCCGAATACGTCACCACCCCCGCCGCCCATGCGCTGCCGGTGCCCGAGGGCATGGACCTGCGCGCCGCCGCCTGCCTGCCCGAGACCTATTTCACTGTCTGGACCAACGTCTTCGACCGGGGCCGCTTGCAGGCGGGCGAGCGGTTTCTGGTGCATGGCGGCTCATCGGGCATTGGCACGACGGCGATTCAGCTGGCCTCGGCCCGTGGGGCGCGGGTGTTCGCGACGGCGGGCAATGCCGAGAAATGCGCCGCCTGCGAAGCGCTGGGCGCCGAAGTCGCGATCAACTACCGCGAGGCGGATTTCGTCGACGTGCTGAAGGCCGAGGGCGGCGCGAACCTGATCCTCGACATGGTCGGTGGCAGCTATCTTCCGCGCAACGTCAACGCGCTGGCCGGCGACGGGCGTCTGGTGCAGATCGCCTTTCTGACCGGCCCCAAGGTCGAGCTGAACTTCGCGCAGCTGATGATGCGGCGGCTGACCATCACCGGCTCAACCCTGCGGCCCCAGTCCGTCGCCGCCAAGGCCCGGATCGCGGAATCGCTGGAGCGCGAGGTCTGGCCGCTGCTGGCCACGGGACGCATCGCCCCGATCATCGACAGCGAGTTCGCCATGGAAGACGCGGCACTTGCCCATGCGCGGATGGAAACGTCCGAGCATATCGGCAAGATCGTGATGAAGGTGAGCGGGTAA
- the rpsU gene encoding 30S ribosomal protein S21, which translates to MQVSVRDNNVEQALRALKKKLQREGVFREMKLKQHFEKPSVKKAREQAEAIRRARKLARKKAQREGML; encoded by the coding sequence ATGCAGGTATCGGTTCGCGACAACAACGTCGAACAGGCTCTCCGCGCCCTGAAGAAAAAACTTCAGCGTGAAGGTGTGTTTCGGGAAATGAAGCTCAAGCAGCATTTCGAGAAACCCTCCGTCAAGAAAGCCCGTGAGCAAGCTGAAGCTATCCGTCGTGCGCGCAAACTCGCGCGCAAGAAGGCACAGCGCGAAGGCATGCTCTGA
- a CDS encoding branched-chain amino acid aminotransferase, whose protein sequence is MAVGTELATWFDGKWHAGNVPVIRAGDHAAWLGSGVFDGARQFEGVRPDLDLHAARIIRSAQAMGMIAPVTGETVQGLLEEGCKMFAPDAALYLRPMMWACESTPGVIDLVPESTGFALCIEAMPMPQPGAFTLTVSPYTRPRPDMALTEAKAASLYANNGRIMAEARKRGFSNALSKDVEGNVAETASTNVFLVRDGVVFTPVPNGMFLNGLTRQRVIGLMRDAGIEVVECALRVEDFQSADEIFVTGNIAKVMPVAALDDRVFAQTPLGSRVRQMYWDWALSR, encoded by the coding sequence ATGGCAGTCGGCACCGAACTCGCAACCTGGTTTGACGGCAAATGGCACGCCGGCAACGTACCGGTGATCCGCGCGGGCGATCACGCGGCGTGGCTGGGGTCAGGCGTGTTCGACGGCGCGCGGCAGTTCGAGGGTGTGCGCCCCGATCTGGACCTGCACGCGGCCCGTATCATCCGCTCGGCGCAAGCCATGGGGATGATCGCCCCGGTCACCGGCGAAACGGTGCAGGGGCTCTTGGAAGAGGGCTGCAAGATGTTTGCCCCCGATGCCGCGCTTTACTTGCGCCCGATGATGTGGGCCTGCGAAAGCACGCCTGGCGTCATAGACCTTGTGCCCGAGTCCACCGGCTTTGCGCTGTGCATCGAAGCGATGCCGATGCCCCAGCCGGGCGCGTTTACCCTGACCGTCTCGCCCTACACCCGCCCCCGCCCCGACATGGCGCTGACCGAGGCCAAGGCCGCCTCGCTCTATGCCAATAACGGGCGGATCATGGCCGAAGCCCGCAAGCGCGGCTTTTCGAATGCGCTGTCGAAGGACGTTGAGGGGAATGTGGCCGAGACGGCCTCGACCAATGTATTTCTGGTGCGCGACGGGGTGGTGTTTACCCCGGTGCCGAACGGCATGTTCCTGAACGGACTGACCCGGCAGCGGGTGATCGGACTGATGCGCGACGCTGGCATCGAGGTGGTGGAATGCGCGCTGCGGGTTGAGGATTTCCAGAGTGCCGACGAGATCTTTGTCACCGGCAATATCGCCAAGGTGATGCCGGTCGCGGCGCTGGACGACCGGGTGTTCGCACAGACGCCGTTGGGGTCGCGCGTGCGGCAGATGTATTGGGACTGGGCGCTGTCGCGCTGA
- a CDS encoding glycosyltransferase family 4 protein yields the protein MTYPSQPRVLIVADNASARFGGEAILPLKYFTLLARRGRDVRLITHERNRAGLEELAPDLADRITYSPDTALHRWLWRIGARFPGAIRDHLFGNLMGLATGVQQRRLARGLITAGQVDLVHQPIPVSPAAPSLLHGLGVPVVIGPMNGGMSYPPGYEDFEGRASRLFVGVGRPLAGLVNRLIPGKRRAALLLVANQRTAKALPVSGPPVVELVENAVDFSLWPQPVDAPRDEGPLRLVFMGRLIRLKALDSVLTALVQTARPVTLAVLGDGPERAALEAQTRALGLTGRVTFHGFLPQTACAAHLAGADALILPSLRECGGAVVLEAMAMGRAVIASDWGGPADYLDPTCGILVPPAPREGFAQRLTMAIDILAADPAQARAMGQAGAAKVRSDYDWQKKIDTIEALYTRALS from the coding sequence ATGACCTACCCTTCACAACCGCGCGTCCTGATCGTTGCCGACAATGCCTCGGCCCGGTTCGGGGGCGAAGCCATCTTGCCGCTGAAGTATTTCACCCTGCTGGCCCGGCGCGGGCGCGACGTGCGGCTGATCACGCATGAGCGCAACCGCGCCGGGCTTGAGGAATTGGCCCCCGATCTGGCCGACCGCATCACCTATTCCCCCGACACCGCCCTGCACCGCTGGCTCTGGCGGATCGGGGCACGGTTTCCCGGCGCGATCCGCGACCATCTGTTCGGCAATCTGATGGGGCTGGCGACGGGGGTGCAGCAGCGGCGGCTGGCGCGCGGGCTGATCACGGCGGGGCAGGTGGATCTGGTGCATCAGCCGATCCCGGTGTCGCCGGCTGCGCCGTCGCTGTTGCACGGGCTGGGGGTGCCGGTGGTGATCGGGCCGATGAACGGCGGGATGAGCTATCCGCCGGGGTATGAGGATTTCGAAGGCCGCGCCTCGCGCCTGTTCGTGGGGGTGGGGCGACCTCTGGCCGGGCTGGTGAACCGGCTGATCCCCGGCAAACGCCGCGCGGCGCTGTTGTTGGTGGCGAACCAGCGGACGGCCAAGGCATTGCCGGTGTCGGGACCGCCGGTGGTCGAACTGGTCGAGAACGCGGTGGATTTCAGCCTGTGGCCGCAGCCCGTGGATGCCCCGCGCGATGAGGGCCCGCTGAGGCTGGTGTTCATGGGGCGGCTGATCCGGTTGAAGGCGTTGGACAGTGTCCTGACTGCGCTGGTCCAGACGGCCAGGCCGGTGACGCTGGCTGTTCTGGGTGACGGACCCGAGCGCGCCGCGCTCGAGGCGCAGACCCGCGCGCTTGGCCTGACCGGGCGCGTTACCTTCCACGGCTTCCTGCCGCAAACCGCCTGCGCCGCGCATCTGGCTGGAGCAGACGCGCTGATCCTGCCCAGCCTGCGCGAATGCGGCGGGGCGGTGGTGCTGGAAGCGATGGCAATGGGCCGCGCGGTGATCGCCAGCGACTGGGGCGGGCCGGCGGATTATCTGGACCCGACCTGCGGCATCCTTGTGCCGCCCGCGCCGCGTGAGGGGTTTGCGCAGCGGCTCACCATGGCCATCGACATTCTGGCCGCTGACCCCGCGCAGGCCCGTGCCATGGGGCAGGCGGGCGCGGCCAAGGTGCGCAGCGATTATGACTGGCAGAAAAAGATCGACACGATCGAGGCGCTTTACACCCGCGCGCTGTCCTGA
- a CDS encoding COQ9 family protein translates to MTQSAADRLLDAALVHVAFDGWSEATLKAAARDTGIDPALAKALFPRAGVDLALAYHRRGDAQMLAALAERDLTALRFREKIALAIRLRLENADREAVRRAATLLSLPQNAPQAARAVWATADAIWTVLGDTSEDGNWYSKRAILSAVHSSTVLFWLGDDSEGQHETWHFLDRRIENVMQFEQTKAKIKASPVLNATVGLPFRLLESLKKPQATGPMPGGTQ, encoded by the coding sequence ATGACCCAGTCCGCAGCCGACCGCCTGCTTGATGCAGCCCTCGTGCACGTCGCCTTTGACGGCTGGTCCGAAGCCACGCTCAAAGCCGCCGCGCGCGACACCGGCATCGACCCGGCCTTGGCAAAGGCGCTGTTTCCCCGCGCCGGGGTCGATCTGGCGCTGGCCTATCACCGCCGAGGCGATGCGCAGATGCTGGCGGCTCTGGCCGAGCGGGATCTGACCGCCCTGCGTTTTCGCGAAAAGATTGCGCTGGCGATCCGGCTACGGTTGGAGAACGCCGACCGTGAGGCGGTACGCCGCGCCGCCACGCTGCTGTCGCTGCCGCAAAATGCCCCGCAGGCCGCCCGTGCGGTCTGGGCCACCGCTGATGCAATCTGGACGGTGCTGGGTGACACCAGCGAAGACGGCAACTGGTATTCCAAACGCGCGATCCTGTCGGCGGTGCATTCCTCGACCGTGCTGTTCTGGCTGGGCGATGACAGCGAGGGGCAACACGAGACGTGGCACTTCCTTGACCGGCGGATCGAGAATGTCATGCAGTTCGAGCAGACGAAGGCAAAGATCAAAGCCTCGCCGGTGCTGAATGCGACGGTGGGCCTGCCCTTCCGGCTGCTGGAAAGCCTGAAGAAGCCACAAGCAACGGGGCCGATGCCTGGCGGCACGCAGTAA
- a CDS encoding YbaB/EbfC family nucleoid-associated protein, which yields MLKGLGGLGGLGDMGKMMKAAQEMQEKMADLQTKLDTIEVTGESGAGLVKAKANGKGVLSGLTIDPSIFNAEDKEVVEDLILAAIKDAQSRAQERTKYEMGNLAESMGLPRDMNLPGL from the coding sequence ATGCTGAAAGGGTTGGGCGGGCTCGGCGGTCTTGGCGATATGGGCAAGATGATGAAAGCCGCGCAGGAAATGCAGGAGAAGATGGCCGATCTCCAGACGAAGCTGGACACCATCGAGGTCACGGGCGAATCCGGGGCCGGGCTGGTCAAGGCGAAGGCGAACGGCAAGGGCGTTCTGAGCGGCCTCACCATTGATCCGTCGATCTTCAATGCCGAGGACAAGGAAGTGGTCGAGGATCTGATCCTTGCCGCGATCAAGGATGCGCAGAGCCGTGCGCAGGAGCGCACCAAATACGAAATGGGCAATCTGGCGGAATCGATGGGCCTGCCCCGCGACATGAACCTGCCGGGTCTGTAA
- a CDS encoding saccharopine dehydrogenase family protein, with the protein MARELVVYGAYGYTGKLVAEALVARGLHPILAGRNGARLQSVAESMNCHRVAVALGDAAGLRGLTKRAAAVLHCAGPFRDTAAPMRAACLATGTHYIDITGEVEVLQACAEADAAARAAGIMLMSGGGFDVVPTDCIAAMLKARLPDAIKLTLAFSTTGGASRGTMRTSAAYLADAPLVRRRGELTPRRGRREARIDFGSGPVKARAVSWGDIVTAWHSTGIADIEAFMVLPPESRKLVTAPWLLRRFLTSSWGKSRVEKALANLPDGPDAHARAEGHALVYGRVVNAEGMVVELRLRTAEAYQLTALSMAEIGARVMQGDAPIGYQTPSTAYSAEFVLTLPGSAMIR; encoded by the coding sequence ATGGCGCGGGAACTGGTGGTGTACGGGGCGTATGGCTACACCGGCAAGCTGGTGGCCGAGGCGCTGGTAGCCCGCGGACTGCATCCGATCCTTGCCGGGCGCAACGGCGCACGGCTGCAATCGGTGGCGGAATCGATGAATTGTCACCGGGTCGCGGTGGCCCTGGGCGATGCCGCCGGGCTGCGCGGGCTGACCAAGCGCGCGGCGGCGGTGCTGCATTGCGCCGGTCCGTTCCGCGACACCGCAGCGCCGATGCGCGCGGCCTGTCTGGCGACGGGGACGCATTACATCGACATCACCGGCGAGGTTGAGGTGCTGCAAGCCTGCGCCGAGGCGGATGCGGCGGCGCGCGCAGCGGGGATCATGCTGATGTCGGGCGGCGGGTTCGATGTGGTGCCGACCGATTGCATCGCCGCCATGCTCAAGGCCCGGCTGCCGGATGCAATAAAGCTGACGCTGGCGTTCAGTACCACCGGCGGCGCATCGCGCGGGACGATGCGGACCTCGGCGGCGTATCTTGCCGATGCGCCCCTGGTGCGTCGCAGGGGCGAACTGACGCCCCGGCGCGGCAGGCGCGAGGCGCGGATCGATTTCGGCAGCGGCCCGGTCAAGGCCCGCGCGGTCAGCTGGGGCGATATCGTGACGGCGTGGCATTCGACCGGCATTGCCGACATCGAGGCCTTTATGGTCCTGCCGCCTGAGTCCCGCAAACTGGTCACCGCCCCATGGCTGCTGCGCAGGTTCCTGACCTCGTCCTGGGGCAAGAGCCGGGTCGAGAAAGCGCTGGCCAACCTGCCCGACGGCCCCGACGCCCACGCGCGGGCCGAGGGGCACGCGCTGGTTTACGGCCGTGTGGTGAATGCCGAGGGGATGGTGGTCGAGCTGCGCCTGCGTACCGCCGAGGCCTATCAGTTGACCGCGCTCAGCATGGCCGAGATCGGCGCACGGGTGATGCAGGGCGATGCGCCGATCGGCTATCAGACGCCCTCGACGGCCTATAGTGCCGAGTTTGTGCTCACCCTGCCCGGATCGGCCATGATCCGCTGA
- a CDS encoding DNA polymerase III subunit gamma/tau produces MPMTQTYQVLARKYRPETFADLIGQEAMVRTLKNAFAADRIHHAFVMTGIRGTGKTATARIIAKGLNCTGPDGNGGPTTEPCGVCDSCKAIAEGRHVDVMEMDAASRTGVGDIRELIDSVAYRAASARYKIYIIDEVHMLSNSAFNALLKTLEEPPPHVKFIFATTEIRKVPVTVLSRCQRFDLRRIEPEVMIAHLQKIAGKEGASVAEDALALIARAAEGSVRDAMSLLDQAISHGAGETGADQVRAMLGLADRGRVMDLFEAILRGDAASALEELAAQYADGADPVAVLRDLAEITHWVSVIKVTPAAAEDPTVSPDERTRGVDLAARMDLRVLARMWQMLLKALEEVGQAPNSMMAAEMAVIRMTHVAELPTPDELIKRLQDSPPPPAPNGGGAPMGRGEGGGAQAMGRSAMPSGGGGGGAQAALAGDVAPLARYATFESVVALIEERRDIHLLHEVETNLRLVRYSPGRIEFEPTGNAARDFASRLAGRLQGWTGARWGVSIAQGGGKTIAEVQDAEKAEREAQARHDPLVQAIFAAFPKAQIAAFLPPVETALEVAEAALPEVEDEWDPFED; encoded by the coding sequence ATGCCGATGACCCAGACCTATCAGGTTCTTGCCCGCAAATACCGCCCCGAGACCTTTGCCGATCTGATCGGGCAAGAGGCGATGGTGCGCACGCTCAAGAATGCTTTCGCGGCGGATCGCATTCACCATGCCTTCGTGATGACGGGCATCCGGGGCACCGGCAAGACGGCGACGGCGCGGATCATTGCCAAGGGGCTGAACTGCACCGGGCCGGATGGCAACGGTGGGCCGACGACCGAGCCCTGCGGGGTGTGCGATTCGTGCAAGGCGATTGCCGAGGGGCGGCATGTCGATGTGATGGAGATGGACGCCGCCAGCCGCACAGGCGTGGGCGACATCCGCGAGCTGATCGACTCGGTCGCGTACCGCGCCGCCTCGGCGCGCTACAAGATCTACATCATCGACGAAGTGCACATGCTGTCCAACAGCGCGTTCAACGCGCTGTTGAAAACGCTGGAAGAGCCGCCGCCCCATGTGAAATTCATCTTCGCCACGACCGAGATCCGTAAGGTGCCGGTAACCGTTCTGAGCCGTTGCCAGCGGTTTGATCTGCGGCGGATCGAGCCCGAGGTGATGATCGCCCATCTGCAGAAGATCGCGGGCAAAGAGGGCGCATCGGTCGCCGAGGACGCGCTGGCGCTGATCGCGCGGGCGGCCGAAGGATCGGTACGCGATGCGATGTCGCTGCTGGATCAGGCGATCAGCCATGGCGCGGGCGAGACCGGCGCGGATCAGGTGCGCGCGATGCTGGGGCTGGCCGACCGGGGCCGGGTGATGGATCTGTTCGAGGCGATCCTGCGCGGCGATGCCGCCAGCGCGCTGGAAGAACTCGCCGCGCAATATGCCGACGGGGCCGACCCGGTTGCCGTGCTGCGCGATCTGGCCGAGATCACGCATTGGGTATCTGTCATCAAGGTGACCCCCGCCGCTGCCGAAGACCCCACCGTCAGCCCGGATGAGCGCACGCGCGGCGTCGATCTGGCCGCGCGGATGGATCTGCGGGTGCTGGCGCGGATGTGGCAAATGCTGCTCAAGGCGCTGGAAGAGGTGGGGCAGGCGCCAAACAGCATGATGGCCGCCGAGATGGCGGTGATCCGCATGACCCATGTGGCCGAACTGCCGACGCCGGATGAGCTGATCAAGCGGCTGCAAGACAGCCCGCCTCCGCCCGCGCCAAATGGCGGCGGCGCGCCGATGGGGCGCGGTGAGGGTGGCGGCGCGCAGGCGATGGGCCGCAGCGCGATGCCCTCGGGCGGCGGCGGTGGCGGCGCGCAGGCGGCGCTGGCGGGGGATGTGGCCCCGCTGGCGCGCTATGCGACGTTTGAGAGCGTCGTCGCGCTGATCGAGGAACGCCGCGACATCCACCTGCTGCATGAGGTGGAAACCAATCTGCGGCTGGTGCGCTATTCGCCGGGCCGGATCGAGTTCGAGCCGACAGGCAATGCCGCGCGCGATTTCGCTTCACGGCTGGCCGGGCGGTTGCAGGGCTGGACCGGCGCGCGCTGGGGGGTGAGCATCGCGCAGGGCGGCGGCAAGACCATCGCCGAGGTGCAGGACGCCGAGAAGGCCGAGCGCGAGGCGCAGGCCCGCCACGACCCGCTGGTGCAGGCGATCTTCGCCGCCTTCCCCAAGGCCCAGATCGCCGCCTTCCTGCCCCCGGTCGAGACCGCGCTTGAAGTGGCCGAGGCCGCGCTGCCCGAAGTCGAGGACGAATGGGATCCGTTCGAGGACTGA
- a CDS encoding arsenate reductase ArsC: MTHVLILCTGNSARSIMAEGALNALGGGRFTAYSAGSKPTGAPNPFALAQLEAEGIDPGFARSKSWDEFAAEGAPALDLVITVCDSAAAEECPYWPGAPKRAHWGLPDPAAVTGSDADKAAAFADAYGVIARRMAALVALDPAAADYDAQLKAIGALQ; this comes from the coding sequence ATGACCCATGTTCTGATCCTTTGCACCGGCAATTCGGCCCGCTCGATCATGGCCGAGGGCGCGTTGAACGCTCTGGGCGGCGGGCGCTTCACTGCCTATTCTGCGGGGTCAAAGCCGACGGGCGCGCCCAACCCGTTTGCCCTGGCGCAACTGGAGGCCGAGGGCATCGACCCCGGCTTTGCGCGCTCGAAAAGCTGGGACGAGTTCGCCGCTGAGGGTGCGCCCGCGCTGGATCTGGTGATTACCGTGTGCGATTCCGCTGCGGCTGAGGAATGCCCCTACTGGCCCGGCGCGCCCAAACGGGCGCATTGGGGGCTGCCGGACCCGGCCGCTGTCACCGGATCGGACGCCGACAAGGCGGCTGCCTTCGCGGACGCTTATGGCGTGATCGCCCGGCGGATGGCGGCGCTGGTGGCGCTGGACCCCGCAGCAGCCGACTATGACGCGCAACTCAAAGCCATCGGCGCGCTGCAATGA
- a CDS encoding Lrp/AsnC family transcriptional regulator, giving the protein MQLDATDRRILRTLQREGRMSNAELAEQIVLSPSACHRRVQRLETDGFIAGYVALVDPRKIGKPATVFVEITLNGQSDELLDGFEKAVAKIPDVLECHLMAGSADYLLKLVVEDTEDFARIHRQYLARLPGVAQMQSSFALRTVVKTTALDL; this is encoded by the coding sequence ATGCAGCTAGACGCTACAGACCGCCGCATCCTGAGAACGCTTCAGCGTGAAGGGCGCATGTCCAACGCCGAGCTGGCCGAGCAGATCGTGCTGTCGCCCTCGGCCTGCCACAGGCGTGTGCAGCGGCTGGAAACCGACGGCTTCATTGCGGGCTATGTCGCGCTGGTCGATCCGCGCAAGATCGGCAAGCCGGCGACGGTGTTCGTGGAGATCACGCTGAACGGCCAGTCGGATGAACTGCTAGACGGGTTCGAAAAGGCCGTGGCCAAGATCCCCGATGTGCTGGAATGTCACCTGATGGCGGGCAGCGCCGATTATCTGCTCAAGCTGGTGGTCGAGGATACCGAGGATTTCGCGCGCATTCACCGACAGTATCTGGCCCGCCTGCCCGGCGTGGCGCAGATGCAGTCGTCTTTTGCGCTGCGCACGGTGGTCAAGACGACGGCGTTGGACCTGTAA
- a CDS encoding aquaporin: MNARMLTAEALGTLLLVAAVVGSGIMAETLTGDVALALLANTIATAAALVMLITVLGPISGAHFNPAVTLVFTLRGEVAVTTAVAMVAAQCAGGVAGSWLAHLMFEQPVLQASTHIRTGGAQWLAEGVATFGLILSILGAIRAQANVAIVVALWITAAYWFTASTSFANPAVALARGFSDTFAGIRPVDLPGFWAAQVIGALAGMVLGGWLFRNDDQDSARV, encoded by the coding sequence ATGAACGCGCGGATGCTGACCGCCGAGGCGCTCGGCACCCTGCTTCTGGTCGCTGCCGTTGTCGGCTCGGGCATCATGGCCGAAACGCTGACCGGCGACGTCGCGCTGGCGCTGTTGGCCAATACCATCGCCACGGCAGCGGCGCTGGTGATGTTGATCACCGTGCTGGGGCCGATCTCGGGCGCGCATTTCAACCCTGCCGTCACGCTGGTTTTCACCCTGCGTGGCGAGGTGGCCGTGACCACCGCCGTCGCCATGGTCGCCGCGCAGTGTGCGGGCGGGGTGGCGGGCAGCTGGCTGGCGCATCTGATGTTCGAACAGCCGGTGCTGCAAGCCTCTACCCATATCCGCACCGGCGGCGCGCAATGGCTGGCCGAAGGCGTGGCGACCTTTGGTCTGATCCTGTCGATCCTGGGCGCGATCCGGGCGCAGGCGAATGTGGCGATTGTCGTCGCGCTGTGGATCACGGCGGCCTATTGGTTCACCGCCTCGACCAGCTTTGCCAACCCGGCGGTCGCCTTGGCGCGCGGGTTCAGCGATACCTTTGCAGGCATCCGTCCGGTTGATCTGCCGGGGTTCTGGGCGGCGCAGGTGATCGGCGCCTTGGCCGGGATGGTGCTGGGCGGCTGGCTGTTTCGCAACGACGATCAGGACAGCGCGCGGGTGTAA
- the ald gene encoding alanine dehydrogenase, producing MLIGCPREIKPQEFRVGITPAAAHEAVAAGHRVIIEAGAGLGSGYSDDDYRAAGAGIVDTAAEIFATAEMVVKVKEPQPVERKQLREGQLLFTYLHLAPDAAQTRDLLDSGVTAIAYETVTDRNGGLPLLAPMSEVAGRLAPQVGAWSLQKANGGRGVLLGGVPGVRPANVVIVGGGVVGTAAARVAVGMGANVTVLDRSIPRMSYLDDIFQGRLTTQYSSAAGLADLLPVADMIIGAVLIPGAAAPKLVSRAQLSMMKPGAVLVDVAIDQGGCFETSHATTHADPIYEVDGVLHYCVANMPGAVARTSTQALGNATLPFMMALANKGWRLACAEDAHLMAGLNTHAGHLTYAAVGKALELPVMDPREALRV from the coding sequence ATGCTGATCGGATGCCCCCGGGAAATCAAGCCACAGGAATTTCGCGTCGGGATCACCCCCGCCGCCGCGCATGAGGCCGTCGCAGCGGGTCACCGTGTGATCATCGAGGCCGGCGCGGGGCTGGGGTCTGGCTATAGCGACGACGATTACCGTGCCGCCGGGGCCGGGATCGTCGACACGGCTGCCGAGATCTTCGCCACGGCGGAAATGGTGGTCAAGGTCAAGGAACCGCAACCTGTCGAGCGCAAGCAGCTGCGCGAAGGCCAGCTTTTGTTCACCTACCTGCACCTCGCGCCCGATGCCGCGCAGACCCGCGACCTGCTCGACAGCGGCGTCACCGCCATCGCCTATGAGACCGTGACCGACCGCAACGGCGGGCTGCCGCTGCTGGCGCCGATGTCCGAGGTCGCGGGCCGTCTGGCCCCGCAGGTCGGCGCGTGGTCGCTGCAAAAGGCCAACGGTGGGCGCGGCGTGCTGCTGGGCGGTGTGCCGGGTGTGCGTCCGGCCAATGTGGTGATTGTCGGCGGCGGTGTCGTCGGGACCGCGGCGGCGCGGGTCGCGGTGGGGATGGGGGCGAATGTGACCGTGCTCGACCGCTCGATCCCGCGCATGTCCTATCTTGACGACATCTTTCAGGGCCGCCTGACCACGCAATACTCCAGCGCCGCCGGTCTGGCCGATCTGCTGCCTGTCGCGGATATGATCATCGGCGCGGTGCTGATCCCCGGTGCCGCAGCACCCAAACTGGTAAGCCGCGCACAGCTGTCGATGATGAAGCCCGGCGCGGTGCTGGTCGATGTGGCGATTGACCAGGGCGGCTGCTTTGAGACATCGCATGCCACCACCCACGCCGACCCGATCTATGAGGTGGACGGCGTGCTGCACTATTGCGTCGCCAACATGCCGGGCGCGGTCGCGCGCACCTCGACACAGGCGCTGGGCAACGCGACGCTGCCGTTCATGATGGCGCTGGCGAACAAAGGCTGGCGACTGGCCTGCGCCGAGGATGCGCATCTGATGGCCGGTCTCAACACCCACGCGGGCCACCTGACCTACGCCGCTGTCGGCAAGGCGCTGGAATTGCCGGTCATGGACCCGCGCGAGGCGCTCCGGGTCTGA